In Gemmobacter sp., a single genomic region encodes these proteins:
- a CDS encoding hydantoinase/oxoprolinase family protein has translation MTHSYRLGADIGGTFTDVVLVADDETIHYCKTSSTPQDYSVGILNGATDLLARVGAAPAQVAEIIHATTVATNTVLEGKGARTALVTTKGFRDVVEIGRLRVPELYDLNYCKPAPLVARRDRHEIAERVLADGSVLHAINPDDLHAVAQDIRASGVEAVAVSFLHSYANPAHEQAAFDILAQVLGPDVYLSKSTDVLPEIREYERTSTVVVNAYLGPVVKRYLLSLERRLASAGMTAPLSIVQSSGGAMSARAAAETPAAIIESGPAAGVIAAANLGRAAGYSDIITFDMGGTTAKAAMIERGEPTRTTEYEVGAGINLSSRLVKGGGHAVKMPFIDVSEIGAGGGSIVRLDSGGALRVGPDSAGSNPGPACYDTGGTEPTFTDAAVVLGYLNPVEIAGGAVKLTAARAVEALRAQVADPAGLSVQQAAAGVYAIAAATMMRAVKAVSTYRGRDPRDFALFAFGGNGPLVAVQVAELLDMRRVVVPPSPGVFSALGLLYSQTRRELTRTVYKPVAQVNSDALAATLAGLHADVAAALRAEGCPEAAMQFVAEADIRYVGQAYELTVPLHDRDDIPAMLAAATAAFHAEHDRTYGHASVQDAVELVNLRLIGLRADTAGRQFTPPVLVPSGRPPRHRAVWFSPASSTRTPLIERADLLAGPRHGPLIVEEYDSTTVVPPGWTATLDPFSNIVLTHEA, from the coding sequence ATGACCCACAGTTACCGCCTTGGCGCCGATATCGGCGGAACCTTCACCGACGTTGTTCTTGTTGCCGACGATGAAACGATTCACTACTGCAAGACCTCGTCCACCCCGCAGGATTACAGCGTCGGAATCCTGAATGGCGCAACCGATCTGCTGGCCCGCGTCGGTGCCGCCCCCGCGCAGGTGGCCGAGATCATCCACGCAACCACCGTCGCCACCAATACCGTGCTGGAGGGCAAGGGCGCCCGCACCGCGCTGGTCACCACCAAGGGGTTCCGCGACGTGGTGGAAATCGGCCGCCTGCGGGTGCCGGAACTGTATGACCTGAACTATTGCAAGCCCGCCCCGCTGGTCGCGCGCCGCGACCGGCACGAAATCGCAGAACGTGTGCTGGCCGACGGATCGGTCCTGCACGCCATCAACCCCGACGATCTGCACGCGGTGGCCCAGGATATCCGCGCCTCGGGGGTCGAGGCGGTGGCGGTCAGCTTCCTGCATTCCTACGCCAACCCGGCGCATGAACAGGCGGCCTTCGATATTCTGGCGCAGGTGCTGGGGCCGGATGTCTACCTGTCGAAATCCACCGACGTGCTGCCGGAAATCCGCGAATACGAACGCACCAGCACCGTGGTGGTGAACGCTTATCTGGGGCCGGTGGTCAAACGCTATCTGCTGTCGCTGGAGCGCCGGCTGGCCTCGGCCGGGATGACGGCGCCCTTGTCCATCGTGCAATCCAGCGGTGGCGCCATGAGCGCGCGCGCGGCGGCCGAAACCCCCGCCGCCATCATCGAAAGCGGCCCCGCCGCCGGGGTGATCGCGGCGGCGAACCTTGGCCGGGCGGCCGGGTATTCCGATATCATCACCTTTGACATGGGGGGCACCACCGCCAAGGCGGCGATGATCGAACGCGGCGAACCCACCCGGACCACGGAATACGAGGTGGGGGCCGGCATCAACCTCAGCTCGCGTCTGGTCAAGGGCGGCGGGCATGCGGTGAAGATGCCCTTTATCGACGTGTCGGAAATCGGCGCAGGCGGCGGGTCCATCGTGCGGCTGGACAGCGGCGGCGCCTTGCGCGTGGGGCCCGACAGCGCCGGATCGAACCCCGGCCCGGCCTGCTATGATACCGGCGGCACCGAACCCACCTTTACCGATGCGGCCGTCGTTCTGGGCTATCTGAACCCGGTCGAGATTGCCGGGGGCGCGGTCAAGCTGACCGCCGCCCGCGCGGTCGAGGCGTTGCGCGCCCAGGTGGCCGACCCGGCCGGGCTGAGCGTGCAACAGGCGGCCGCCGGCGTCTATGCCATTGCCGCCGCCACGATGATGCGGGCGGTCAAGGCGGTGTCCACCTATCGCGGCCGCGATCCGCGCGACTTTGCCCTGTTCGCCTTTGGCGGCAATGGCCCGCTGGTGGCGGTGCAGGTGGCCGAACTGCTGGACATGCGCCGCGTCGTGGTGCCGCCCAGCCCCGGGGTGTTTTCGGCACTGGGGCTGCTCTATTCCCAGACCCGACGAGAGCTGACGCGCACGGTCTACAAACCCGTCGCACAGGTAAACTCCGATGCGCTGGCGGCCACGCTGGCCGGGCTGCATGCCGATGTGGCCGCCGCCCTGCGCGCCGAAGGCTGCCCCGAAGCCGCCATGCAGTTCGTGGCCGAAGCCGATATCCGCTATGTCGGACAGGCCTACGAGCTGACGGTGCCGCTGCACGACCGGGACGACATTCCCGCCATGCTGGCCGCCGCCACCGCCGCCTTCCATGCCGAACACGACCGCACCTATGGCCATGCCTCGGTTCAGGATGCGGTCGAGCTGGTGAACCTGCGGCTGATCGGCCTGCGCGCCGATACCGCCGGGCGGCAGTTCACCCCGCCGGTGCTGGTGCCATCCGGCCGCCCGCCCCGGCACCGGGCGGTGTGGTTCAGCCCCGCCAGCAGCACCCGGACCCCGCTGATCGAACGGGCCGACCTGCTGGCCGGCCCGCGCCATGGCCCGCTGATCGTCGAGGAATACGACAGCACCACCGTGGTTCCGCCCGGCTGGACGGCAACGCTCGATCCGTTTTCCAACATCGTCCTGACGCACGAGGCCTGA
- a CDS encoding ABC transporter permease, with product MAIVTRILGALVVLLVVSAIIFALTRLGGVSPARTVLGADATADQIAAFEADHGLDRPIALQYLDWLGHLPAEGFATSYVTGQSVNDRLRETVPVSLTLVSLAFVLSVIGSVALGSVSALWENRWPDHVIRILAMSALSIPGFWIGLLLMLVFGVKLGWLPTVGLTPLSQGLGPHLASLILPAVAIAIYYIGAMSRLLRASFIDVLGQDYTRTAFALGLPAWNRYLYALRNALPPFVSMAAMSFGYMFGWAVIVELVFNIHGVSHALLTAIFQRDYPMIQAVVLLITLVFVIASVLSDLIQRALNPRLAGGA from the coding sequence ATGGCCATCGTCACGCGCATCCTGGGCGCGCTGGTCGTGCTGCTGGTGGTCAGCGCGATCATCTTTGCGCTGACCCGGCTGGGCGGGGTTTCCCCCGCCCGCACGGTGCTGGGCGCCGATGCCACCGCCGACCAGATCGCCGCGTTCGAGGCGGATCACGGCCTGGACCGGCCCATCGCGCTGCAATACCTGGACTGGCTGGGCCACCTGCCGGCCGAGGGATTTGCCACATCCTATGTCACCGGCCAGTCGGTGAACGACCGGCTGCGCGAAACCGTTCCCGTGTCGCTGACGCTGGTGTCGCTGGCCTTTGTGCTGTCGGTGATCGGGTCGGTCGCGCTGGGGTCGGTATCGGCGCTGTGGGAAAACCGCTGGCCCGATCATGTCATCCGCATCCTTGCCATGTCGGCGCTGTCGATCCCGGGATTCTGGATCGGGCTGTTGCTGATGCTGGTGTTCGGGGTCAAGCTGGGCTGGCTGCCCACCGTGGGCCTGACACCCCTGTCGCAGGGGCTGGGGCCGCATCTGGCCTCGCTGATCCTGCCGGCGGTGGCCATTGCCATCTATTACATCGGCGCCATGTCGCGCCTGCTGCGCGCCAGCTTCATCGACGTGCTGGGGCAGGACTATACCCGCACCGCATTCGCCCTGGGGCTGCCGGCGTGGAACCGCTACCTTTACGCCCTGCGCAATGCCTTGCCGCCGTTTGTGTCGATGGCGGCCATGTCCTTTGGCTACATGTTCGGCTGGGCGGTGATCGTGGAACTGGTGTTCAACATTCACGGCGTCTCGCATGCGCTGCTGACCGCGATCTTCCAGCGCGACTATCCGATGATCCAGGCGGTCGTTCTGCTGATCACGCTGGTGTTCGTCATCGCCTCGGTGCTGTCCGACCTGATCCAGCGCGCGCTGAACCCGCGCCTTGCAGGGGGTGCGTGA
- a CDS encoding ABC transporter permease: MRGLLRHPLGIAGLGLLAMMGLLALAAPLLPLPNPEAADLLSAYMPPSVAHPFGTDALGRDVLARTVWGARASLAIGLGIVTIGMALGVTLGLFAAWVAGSLLEEAAMRLVDIFASIPVLIWAIAVVGIIGTGATQLGPLTISNEGKLILLVGLLFFPGIARIAHGLALAELRNDYIDARRLQGAPAAAILFGDVLPNVISPLLVQASVLVGIGIIVEASLSFIGLGVQPPTASWGAMLADSKQTVFTGEYWLSLFPGLAIFLSVIGFNLLGDALRDHFDPRRKTRTLGDAA; the protein is encoded by the coding sequence ATGCGTGGGTTGCTGAGACATCCGCTGGGCATCGCCGGTCTTGGCCTGCTGGCGATGATGGGCCTGCTGGCGCTGGCCGCGCCGCTGCTGCCGCTGCCCAACCCCGAAGCCGCCGATCTGCTGTCGGCCTACATGCCGCCTTCGGTCGCGCATCCGTTTGGCACCGATGCGCTGGGGCGCGATGTGCTGGCGCGCACGGTCTGGGGGGCGCGCGCCTCGCTGGCGATCGGGCTGGGGATCGTGACCATCGGCATGGCGCTGGGGGTGACGCTGGGCCTGTTCGCCGCCTGGGTCGCCGGCAGCCTGCTGGAGGAAGCGGCGATGCGGCTGGTCGATATCTTTGCCTCGATCCCCGTGCTGATCTGGGCCATCGCGGTGGTCGGCATCATCGGCACCGGGGCCACGCAGCTGGGGCCGCTGACCATTTCCAACGAAGGCAAGCTGATCCTGCTGGTGGGGCTGCTGTTCTTTCCCGGCATCGCGCGCATCGCCCATGGGCTGGCCCTGGCAGAGTTGCGCAACGACTATATCGACGCCCGCCGCCTGCAAGGTGCGCCCGCGGCGGCGATCCTGTTCGGGGACGTGCTGCCCAATGTCATCTCGCCCCTGCTGGTGCAGGCCAGCGTGCTGGTGGGCATCGGCATCATCGTCGAGGCATCACTGTCCTTCATCGGGCTGGGGGTGCAGCCGCCCACCGCCAGCTGGGGTGCGATGCTGGCCGACAGCAAGCAGACGGTGTTCACGGGCGAATACTGGCTGTCGCTGTTCCCGGGGCTGGCGATCTTTCTGTCGGTGATCGGCTTCAACCTGCTGGGCGATGCGCTGCGCGACCATTTCGACCCGCGCCGCAAGACCCGCACCCTGGGAGACGCCGCATGA
- the repA gene encoding plasmid partitioning protein RepA, translated as MSKDTLQDDLNKVIRDHSEWLAAQLHAQRESLFPPNASKTMRKFGSGEAATLLGVNDSYLRKLSLEGKGPSPDLTPGNRRLYSAEDIQELRVLLEKTARRQGDYLPGRRDGDHLQIIGVMNFKGGSGKTTTAAHLAQRLALTGYRVLAIDLDPQASLTALHGVQPELDLTEGGTLYDAIRYDNPAPISQVIRRTYIPNLDLIPGNLELMEFEHDTPRALAQGNAGLFFFRVKDALAQVDGDYDVVVIDCPPQLGFLTMSALSASTGVLVTIHPEMLDVMSMSQFLRMTADLMDVIAESGADMSHDWMRYLLTRYEPTDAPQNRITAFLRTMYGDKVLNAPMLKSTAISDAGLTKQTLYEVDRSAFTRTTYDRAIESVNAVNDEIAALIQKTWGRA; from the coding sequence ATGAGCAAAGACACCCTACAGGACGACCTGAACAAGGTCATCCGCGATCATTCCGAATGGCTGGCCGCACAGTTGCATGCGCAGCGCGAAAGCCTGTTCCCCCCGAATGCCTCCAAGACGATGCGCAAGTTCGGATCGGGCGAGGCGGCGACCCTGCTGGGCGTCAACGATTCCTATCTGCGCAAGCTGAGCCTGGAGGGCAAGGGCCCCTCGCCCGACCTGACGCCGGGCAACCGGCGGCTGTATTCGGCCGAAGATATCCAGGAATTGCGCGTGCTGCTGGAAAAAACGGCGCGGCGGCAGGGCGATTACCTGCCGGGGCGGCGCGACGGCGACCATTTGCAGATCATCGGCGTGATGAACTTCAAGGGCGGGTCGGGCAAGACGACCACCGCCGCCCATCTGGCGCAGCGGCTGGCGCTGACCGGCTACCGTGTGCTGGCCATCGACCTCGATCCACAGGCCTCGTTGACCGCGCTGCACGGGGTGCAGCCGGAACTGGACCTGACCGAAGGCGGAACGCTGTATGATGCGATCCGCTATGACAACCCAGCGCCGATTTCGCAGGTGATCCGGCGGACCTACATTCCCAACCTGGACCTGATCCCCGGCAACCTTGAGCTGATGGAATTCGAACACGACACCCCGCGCGCGCTGGCGCAGGGGAATGCCGGGCTGTTCTTTTTCCGCGTCAAGGATGCGCTGGCCCAGGTGGACGGCGATTATGACGTGGTGGTCATCGACTGCCCCCCGCAGCTGGGCTTTCTGACCATGAGCGCGCTTTCAGCCTCCACCGGGGTTCTGGTGACGATCCACCCGGAAATGCTGGACGTCATGTCCATGAGCCAGTTCCTGCGGATGACCGCCGACCTGATGGACGTGATCGCGGAAAGCGGCGCCGACATGTCGCACGACTGGATGCGCTATCTGCTGACCCGCTACGAACCCACCGATGCGCCGCAGAACCGCATCACGGCGTTCCTGCGGACCATGTATGGCGACAAGGTGCTGAACGCGCCGATGCTGAAATCCACCGCGATTTCCGACGCCGGCCTGACCAAGCAGACCCTGTACGAGGTGGACCGCAGCGCCTTTACCCGGACGACCTATGACCGGGCCATCGAAAGCGTGAACGCGGTGAACGACGAAATCGCCGCGCTGATCCAGAAGACCTGGGGGCGGGCATGA
- a CDS encoding ABC transporter ATP-binding protein, with amino-acid sequence MTADLLSIQNLNVHFGRSHVVRDVSLRLAPSEKLAIIGESGSGKSVTAMSVMRLLDGQARTTGSIRLCGDDILSLTPRAMQALRGSRVAMVFQDPMTSLNPTFTIGRQLRDVLRAHRIATPGGPATHAAGLLVQVGIHDPARCLKLYPHELSGGMRQRVMIALAIACDPKLLIADEPTTALDVTVQEQITRLLVSLCDNRGIGLVFISHNLDLVGEFADRIMVMYRGEVVEDGPARQVMGAPRADYTRRLLAAIPRIRADAAPPTAGETVLEARQVARRYPLARSALARMVDRRETTALAPTYVAVGRQEVLGIVGESGSGKSTLARLLVGLDRPSAGAVLLDGRDLHQMVAQDRAALSRRLQLVFQGSQTSLNPRKTIRRALTEAMAAARMPDSHAPSDLMRLVRLDPALLDRYPYQLSGGQRQRVCIARALSTRPEILIADEPTSALDVSIQKDIIELLQTLQRDLGMTMVIISHDLGLVGTICHRVVVMRAGEIVEQGAAGAVLTNPQIPYTRSLIEAIPRGLAGRGRFSPSAPGA; translated from the coding sequence ATGACCGCCGATCTGCTGAGCATCCAGAACCTGAACGTGCATTTCGGCCGCTCGCATGTGGTGCGCGACGTGTCGCTGCGGCTGGCGCCATCGGAAAAACTGGCGATCATCGGCGAAAGCGGCTCGGGCAAAAGCGTGACCGCCATGTCGGTGATGCGCCTGCTGGATGGCCAGGCGCGCACCACCGGCAGCATCCGGCTGTGCGGCGACGATATCCTGTCGCTGACACCCCGCGCCATGCAGGCCCTGCGCGGCAGTCGGGTGGCGATGGTGTTCCAGGATCCGATGACCTCGCTGAACCCCACGTTCACCATCGGGCGCCAGCTGCGCGACGTGCTGCGCGCGCACCGCATTGCCACGCCGGGTGGCCCCGCCACCCATGCCGCTGGCCTGCTGGTGCAGGTGGGCATCCACGATCCGGCCCGCTGCCTGAAGCTGTATCCACACGAATTGTCGGGAGGCATGCGGCAACGGGTGATGATCGCGCTGGCCATTGCCTGCGATCCGAAGCTGCTGATCGCGGACGAGCCGACGACCGCGCTGGACGTGACCGTGCAGGAACAGATCACCCGTCTGCTGGTGTCCCTGTGCGACAACCGGGGGATCGGGCTGGTGTTCATCTCGCACAACCTTGATCTGGTGGGGGAATTCGCCGACCGCATCATGGTGATGTATCGCGGCGAGGTGGTCGAGGATGGGCCAGCCCGGCAGGTGATGGGCGCCCCGCGCGCCGACTATACCCGCAGGCTGCTGGCCGCCATCCCCCGGATCCGCGCCGATGCCGCCCCGCCGACGGCCGGGGAAACCGTGCTGGAGGCGCGGCAGGTGGCCCGGCGCTATCCGCTGGCGCGGTCTGCGCTGGCCCGGATGGTGGACCGGCGCGAAACCACCGCGCTGGCGCCCACCTATGTGGCCGTCGGCCGGCAAGAGGTGCTGGGCATCGTCGGCGAAAGCGGCTCGGGCAAAAGCACGCTGGCCCGGCTGCTGGTGGGGCTGGACCGCCCCAGCGCCGGCGCCGTGCTGCTGGATGGGCGGGATTTGCACCAGATGGTGGCGCAGGATCGCGCCGCGCTCAGTCGCCGGTTGCAGCTGGTGTTCCAGGGCAGCCAGACGTCGCTGAACCCGCGCAAGACCATCCGCCGCGCGCTGACCGAGGCGATGGCGGCGGCCCGCATGCCCGATTCTCATGCACCTTCGGATCTGATGCGACTGGTGCGGCTGGATCCGGCCTTGCTGGACCGCTACCCCTATCAGCTGTCCGGCGGTCAGCGGCAGCGCGTCTGCATTGCCCGCGCGCTGTCCACCCGGCCCGAAATCCTGATCGCCGATGAACCGACCTCGGCGCTGGACGTGTCGATCCAGAAGGACATCATCGAACTGCTGCAAACCCTGCAACGTGATCTGGGCATGACCATGGTCATCATCAGCCACGATCTGGGACTGGTCGGCACCATCTGCCACCGCGTCGTGGTAATGCGCGCCGGCGAGATCGTCGAGCAGGGCGCGGCGGGTGCCGTGCTGACCAACCCGCAGATCCCCTATACCCGCAGCCTGATCGAGGCCATCCCCAGGGGCCTTGCCGGACGCGGACGGTTTTCCCCCAGCGCCCCGGGCGCCTGA
- the repB gene encoding plasmid partitioning protein RepB — protein sequence MTDSKKKRLSMLDSLAAAGAPAAPSMMATNRALRSARDAVDGHKVWELDPADIDDTRFADRLDPSDVADLRASIEANGQTVPVLVRRDPGDPARYLLVYGRRRLEAIRGSDRVTRVRALIATLDDDAAIRAQVSENTGRRDLSYIERALFARELLDSGFGNQSQIADVLNSTKSAISMAVAVANAVGPDLARAIGPAHGIGRPRWEALVQDLAAASPDRAALITAAQQVRARTETLTEDEAPDLSAEAFLTVSRLVHRQAPRASAPPAPPKARALHLHGKPAGRVQRTAQGLRLELTTEEAGFADWVATEAETILQELHARWQGRA from the coding sequence ATGACCGACAGCAAGAAAAAACGCCTGTCGATGCTGGATAGCCTGGCGGCTGCCGGTGCCCCTGCGGCCCCCAGCATGATGGCCACCAACCGCGCCCTGCGGTCGGCCCGCGATGCGGTCGACGGGCACAAGGTCTGGGAGCTTGACCCCGCAGATATCGACGACACCCGCTTTGCCGACCGGCTGGATCCGTCCGACGTGGCCGACCTGCGCGCCTCGATCGAGGCGAATGGCCAGACGGTGCCGGTGCTGGTGCGGCGCGATCCAGGCGATCCTGCGCGCTATCTGCTGGTCTATGGCCGCCGCCGGCTGGAGGCGATCCGCGGATCCGACCGGGTGACACGGGTGCGCGCGCTGATCGCCACGCTGGATGATGACGCGGCGATCCGGGCGCAGGTTTCGGAAAACACCGGGCGGCGCGACCTGAGCTATATCGAACGCGCGCTGTTTGCCCGCGAATTGCTGGACAGCGGGTTCGGCAACCAGAGCCAGATTGCCGATGTGCTGAACAGCACGAAATCCGCAATCTCCATGGCGGTGGCGGTGGCGAATGCGGTGGGCCCCGACCTGGCCCGCGCCATCGGCCCCGCCCATGGCATCGGCCGCCCCCGATGGGAGGCGCTGGTGCAGGATCTGGCCGCCGCCAGCCCCGATCGCGCCGCCCTGATCACCGCCGCGCAACAGGTGCGGGCACGCACCGAAACCTTGACCGAAGATGAAGCCCCCGATCTGTCGGCAGAGGCTTTCTTGACGGTTTCCCGGCTAGTTCATCGTCAGGCCCCGCGCGCATCTGCGCCCCCTGCCCCGCCCAAGGCCCGCGCCCTGCATCTGCATGGCAAGCCTGCGGGACGGGTGCAGCGCACCGCTCAGGGCCTGCGGCTGGAGCTGACCACCGAGGAGGCAGGCTTTGCCGATTGGGTGGCGACCGAGGCCGAGACGATCCTTCAGGAACTGCACGCCCGCTGGCAAGGCCGGGCGTAA
- a CDS encoding ABC transporter substrate-binding protein has protein sequence MISRRNFLAGTAGLALASHATFLDAQGRKVLKVTLPSAPTTLDPLNQGNHDAMAVSQLIYENLLEVDGDGNLVPQLAIALPEISADRKTYTFQLRQGVKFQNGAPFTARDVKYSYDYMLNPDNKALRRGYWTAIQNVEVVSDHVVRFHLSAPYRPLLASMTKYMGIFPEGSRAAGADFQAAPVGLGTGPARFLKAQTGSYVELERNPDYWGTAPDWDIVRFDIAGEANARIAALISGTTDLIGGPPARDYLRLTAQGGQISGAKKAALGAAMLMMHNCGKAPFDDVNFRLAVAKAFDRAAIAQRIYGGLLEESSVLVPKASEFHSAEAAARLAMDTDAAKAHLAKSAHAGNARFDLIYPTDAYLLDVRDTALYIQSALGAVGITVTLVPLETGQMFADVFKGNHQSVLWAIVGTTDPTFIMNALFMPGQSLSVGTNWQHPAFAELIARSFAADGAELAQIMVGLQDILAAEAPAAFIGTPQAFNLWGARLTGFDVNTGITLRLRDVRLAA, from the coding sequence ATGATTTCCAGGCGCAACTTTCTGGCCGGCACCGCTGGCCTTGCCCTTGCCAGCCACGCCACCTTTCTGGACGCGCAGGGGCGCAAGGTTCTGAAGGTGACGCTGCCTTCGGCACCCACCACGCTGGATCCGCTGAATCAGGGCAACCACGATGCCATGGCGGTCAGCCAGCTGATCTATGAAAACCTGCTGGAGGTGGATGGCGACGGCAACCTTGTGCCGCAACTGGCCATCGCGCTGCCCGAGATCTCGGCCGATCGCAAGACCTATACCTTCCAGCTGCGCCAGGGGGTGAAATTCCAGAACGGCGCGCCGTTCACCGCCCGCGACGTGAAATATTCCTACGACTACATGCTGAACCCCGACAACAAGGCCCTGCGCCGCGGCTACTGGACCGCGATCCAGAACGTCGAGGTGGTGTCGGACCATGTCGTGCGCTTTCACCTGTCGGCGCCCTATCGCCCGCTGCTGGCCTCGATGACGAAATACATGGGCATCTTTCCCGAAGGCAGCCGCGCCGCCGGGGCGGATTTCCAGGCCGCGCCCGTGGGGCTGGGCACCGGGCCCGCGCGGTTCCTCAAGGCGCAGACCGGCAGCTATGTGGAACTGGAACGCAACCCCGACTACTGGGGCACGGCACCCGACTGGGATATCGTCCGCTTTGACATCGCCGGCGAGGCGAACGCCCGTATCGCCGCGCTGATCAGCGGCACCACCGATCTGATCGGCGGCCCGCCGGCGCGGGATTACCTGCGCCTGACAGCGCAGGGCGGCCAGATCTCTGGCGCCAAAAAGGCCGCGCTGGGGGCCGCCATGCTGATGATGCACAATTGCGGCAAGGCGCCGTTCGACGATGTGAACTTCCGGCTGGCCGTCGCCAAGGCGTTTGACCGTGCCGCGATCGCGCAGCGCATCTATGGCGGGCTGCTGGAGGAGTCTTCGGTTCTGGTGCCCAAGGCATCGGAATTCCATTCCGCCGAAGCGGCCGCCAGACTGGCGATGGATACCGACGCCGCCAAGGCGCATCTGGCGAAATCCGCCCATGCCGGGAATGCCCGGTTCGACCTGATCTATCCGACCGACGCCTATCTGCTGGATGTGCGCGACACCGCGCTTTACATCCAGTCGGCGCTGGGGGCGGTGGGCATCACGGTCACGCTTGTGCCGCTGGAAACCGGGCAGATGTTCGCCGATGTGTTCAAGGGCAACCACCAGTCGGTGCTGTGGGCCATCGTCGGCACCACCGATCCCACCTTCATCATGAACGCGCTGTTCATGCCCGGCCAGTCGCTGAGCGTGGGCACCAACTGGCAGCACCCCGCCTTTGCCGAGCTGATCGCCCGCAGCTTTGCCGCCGATGGCGCGGAACTGGCGCAGATCATGGTCGGGTTGCAGGACATTCTGGCGGCCGAGGCGCCCGCCGCCTTCATCGGCACGCCGCAGGCGTTCAACCTGTGGGGCGCGCGGCTGACAGGGTTCGATGTGAACACCGGCATCACCCTGCGCCTGCGTGACGTCCGGCTGGCCGCCTGA
- a CDS encoding LacI family DNA-binding transcriptional regulator, with product MKDVARQAQVALGTVSRIVNGNATVTPELRKHVETVIDQLGYRPNPTARTLRTNRTNAIGIIVTDLRQPIAARLVAAASEVARGRGFAPIVGDFLGDTRSEETLLRFMAERGVDGLLLTISSDEDSALLAMIEGLDIPVVLWERDAAGRFPSVRSDHRMGARLAAASLAGRRRVLLVAGHDQTWVGREQVAGVREGLAPQAMLTVEHTGRFSPDRLAGLLSAPDRPDAVIANIHDIPAIMATIARSGLSCPADISVISIGDDPFLEIANPAISAVRLRPDLVGAMAARALIARLDHKKARPAPPSELVPPEFIPRASS from the coding sequence ATGAAGGACGTGGCCCGCCAGGCGCAGGTCGCGCTGGGAACCGTGTCGCGCATCGTCAATGGCAACGCCACCGTCACGCCCGAGCTGCGCAAGCATGTCGAAACGGTGATCGACCAGCTGGGCTACCGCCCGAACCCCACCGCCCGCACCCTGCGCACCAACCGCACCAACGCCATCGGCATCATCGTCACCGACCTGCGCCAGCCCATTGCGGCGCGTCTGGTGGCCGCGGCGTCCGAGGTGGCGCGGGGCCGTGGCTTTGCCCCCATCGTGGGCGATTTCCTGGGCGATACCCGCAGCGAGGAAACCCTGCTGCGCTTCATGGCCGAACGGGGGGTGGATGGCCTGTTGCTGACCATCAGTTCGGACGAGGATTCGGCCCTTCTGGCGATGATCGAGGGGTTGGACATTCCCGTCGTGCTGTGGGAACGCGACGCGGCGGGGCGGTTCCCTTCGGTGCGCAGCGACCATCGGATGGGCGCGCGGCTGGCGGCGGCAAGCCTGGCAGGGCGGCGGCGGGTGCTGCTGGTGGCGGGGCACGACCAGACCTGGGTGGGTCGCGAACAGGTGGCCGGCGTGCGCGAGGGGCTGGCACCGCAGGCGATGCTGACGGTGGAACACACCGGGCGGTTCAGCCCGGACCGGCTGGCCGGGCTGTTGTCCGCCCCGGACCGGCCCGATGCCGTCATCGCCAATATCCACGACATTCCCGCCATCATGGCCACCATCGCACGGTCGGGCCTGTCATGCCCTGCCGATATCTCGGTGATATCCATCGGCGACGATCCGTTCCTGGAAATCGCCAACCCGGCGATATCCGCGGTGCGGCTGCGCCCCGATCTGGTCGGCGCCATGGCCGCCCGCGCGCTGATCGCCCGGCTGGACCACAAGAAGGCCCGTCCAGCCCCGCCCAGCGAGCTTGTGCCCCCCGAATTCATCCCCCGCGCGTCCAGCTGA